One segment of Colias croceus chromosome 15, ilColCroc2.1 DNA contains the following:
- the LOC123698072 gene encoding troponin C, slow skeletal and cardiac muscles-like isoform X1, with the protein MGTFDVYDPLRNVNINFTEEQLIEISEWFDATSKPRLVINNGDPINVITIDDLKQFLELKKIHRRSFHYPSYGEIMIEAEKLKAGVSRMLTKEQMIYMLNKWTLIPNLKHELKLAFKVFDTEKRSFLDIEEIKVIVNTYGDVFNESETLEMLRDANVSGNGNVFYEEFVESLFSRAPELNEIKAEYLYDDPDEDPSVPPEAVPENMQQPPLKDSK; encoded by the exons ATGGGAACATTTGATGTTTATGATCCATTGAGAAAtgtcaatataaattttactgAAGAGCAATTAATAGAAATTTCAGAGTGGTTTGATGCAACTTCTAAGCCGCGTTTGGTTATAAACAATGGAGATCCCATAAATGTTATAACTATAGACGATCTCAAACAGTTTTTGGAgcttaaaaa AATTCATAGAAGAAGTTTTCATTATCCATCCTATGGAGAAATTATGATTGAAGcagaaaaattaaaagctGGTGTATCAAGAATGTTAACAAAAGAACAAATGATTTATATGTTGAATAAATGGACGTTGATACCAAATTTAAAACACGAATTAAAATTAGCTTTTAAG GTTTTCGACACCGAAAAGAGAAGTTTTCTAGACATagaagaaataaaagtaattgtgAATACCTATGGTGATGTTTTTAATGAATCGGAAACTTTAGAAATGTTACGTGACGCAAATGTGTCTGGAAATGGAAATGTGTTCTATGAGGAATTTGTTGAAAGTCTTTTTAGCCGGGCGCCTGAACTAAACGAAATAAAG GCAGAATACTTATATGACGATCCTGATGAAGATCCCTCTGTACCACCTGAAGCTGTTCCAGAGAATATGCAACAACCACCACTAAAAGActccaaataa
- the LOC123698072 gene encoding caltractin-like isoform X2 — MSRIHRRSFHYPSYGEIMIEAEKLKAGVSRMLTKEQMIYMLNKWTLIPNLKHELKLAFKVFDTEKRSFLDIEEIKVIVNTYGDVFNESETLEMLRDANVSGNGNVFYEEFVESLFSRAPELNEIKAEYLYDDPDEDPSVPPEAVPENMQQPPLKDSK; from the exons ATGAGTAG AATTCATAGAAGAAGTTTTCATTATCCATCCTATGGAGAAATTATGATTGAAGcagaaaaattaaaagctGGTGTATCAAGAATGTTAACAAAAGAACAAATGATTTATATGTTGAATAAATGGACGTTGATACCAAATTTAAAACACGAATTAAAATTAGCTTTTAAG GTTTTCGACACCGAAAAGAGAAGTTTTCTAGACATagaagaaataaaagtaattgtgAATACCTATGGTGATGTTTTTAATGAATCGGAAACTTTAGAAATGTTACGTGACGCAAATGTGTCTGGAAATGGAAATGTGTTCTATGAGGAATTTGTTGAAAGTCTTTTTAGCCGGGCGCCTGAACTAAACGAAATAAAG GCAGAATACTTATATGACGATCCTGATGAAGATCCCTCTGTACCACCTGAAGCTGTTCCAGAGAATATGCAACAACCACCACTAAAAGActccaaataa